A window from Culex pipiens pallens isolate TS chromosome 3, TS_CPP_V2, whole genome shotgun sequence encodes these proteins:
- the LOC120417626 gene encoding endocuticle structural glycoprotein SgAbd-3-like, translated as MNKQFGLLLVVVSCAMAAPQRRPVAANGSGGGGASKGGPESTATIVRQEQQLNADGSYNFLYETSNGIRAAESGSVPEGTLANGEFSYTAPEGDKIALAYVADQGGFQPQGAHLPVEPPAPEHVIKSLEDIRANPPKDFKDFNAAFLDAVIARLKALQG; from the exons ATGAACAAACAGTTT GGACTCTTGCTGGTGGTGGTCTCGTGTGCCATGGCTGCACCCCAACGAAGACCCGTTGCTGCCAACGGTTCCGGAGGAGGTGGTGCTTCCAAGGGAGGTCCGGAAAGTACGGCCACAATCGTGCGCCAAGAACAGCAGCTCAACGCGGACGGGTCGTACAACTTCCTGTACGAGACGAGCAACGGCATCCGGGCGGCCGAGAGTGGATCCGTCCCCGAGGGAACGCTGGCCAACGGGGAGTTCTCGTACACGGCCCCCGAGGGTGACAAGATTGCGCTGGCGTACGTGGCTGACCAGGGCGGTTTCCAGCCGCAGGGTGCCCATCTTCCGGTGGAACCACCCGCGCCGGAACACGTCATTAAGAGTCTGGAAGACATCCGGGCCAACCCACCGAAGGACTTCAAGGACTTTAACGCGGCCTTTCTCGACGCCGTCATCGCCAGGCTGAAGGCTCTTCAAGGCTAG